The stretch of DNA AAGTAACTTTTTTTAGTTTCTCGACAAGTGCAACGATTTCGTCGTACTCATCTTTATACTCTGGTGCGATTGAATATATTGGCTCAAGTATAACCTCGTTTTCGATTGGAATCGACGCCAAATTCTGACGAAGCACTGTTAAATACCGAATTAATTTAACATTTGCGAGCTGCCCATCGTTTATTAATATATTTAAGCTTTTTTTCGACGGTTTATAATCTCTAAATTTAAGATACTTGACAGCCAAACGATTAAATATAGAATTGTTTGGACGTTTGCGCGCAACAAATTTACTTGCTGGGTTTTTAAAAAAAAATTTCAATAAAATGCAAACTATAGTATAACTTAGACTTCTTTTAAATATTTCCCGATAGAAGTCTCGATTTACAGAATAGATACTTCCAAGATTAGGATATACAAACTCTTGATAGGAGTGTCTAGCAATATGATACATCTCCACGTTCTTCGCAATTACAGCTGGGTCCCCTGATTTAAGCTTAAATTTTGCCCGCAAAATTATAAACATGCCATTCTGAAAGACTGATCGCCTATATGCGAAATCACATTGCTCTTTAGTGAACGTTTGTATTTGCCCTTCGCTATCTAAGCAGTCGACGGAGATTAGGACATCAGCAATATCGTAGCCGTAAGCCCCCGCATTCATAAAGATCGCACCTCCGACGCTACCAGGGATGCCTTCGAGTCCTTCGTAGCCCACCGACTGCCTCTGAACCGCGAGACGTACTAGTTCTTGCAGCGAATACCCTGCTTCTACTTGTATCACATCAGCTGCCTCCACAACTTTATTAAGGTTTTCAGTTGAGATGACGACTGAATATGTAACTTTGTCAAGAAAGAAAATATTTGATGTGAAACCAATTAATTTATAGTCCAATCCCAACCGACGAATCTCGACTACTGCTAGCTTCAGGCCCTCTATATTTTTTGGGCATATATATAATTTTATTTCACCTCCCGACTTAAAACATGTATGGTGCCTTATTACAAAATCTTCTTTGTACCATATTTGATTTACGTCAAGAAACGATTTCGCTGTTAATACAGCATTTGCAACTTCCATTGAGTTCATACTTTATATCCAAATGTAGTCATTTTTTTGTGGATGACTGAAAATGGAAGAGCCATCCGTTATTCGTAGCACCTGTAAAAACGTATTTACGAACTGCAGTAAAATACAATATCAGTAATATCAGGTCACTAATAATCGAAGAGATGATTGCGCCTACAACACCGTACACCGGCACTATGATTACATAGAAAAATGCGTTGCATAAAATAGCGACCGACATTATCGCTGTTTTACGCGAAATATTATTTTGAGTTACCAAAACGGAGCCGGCGCTCATTGCCAGGAAACGTAAAGGGGCGCAGATACTCATCCAAGGCAATAGTGTTGCTGTTTTAGCGTATGTAACCCCAAGCAGTTTAACTATTAACCACGGTCCAACAAGTGCAACTGCCAGCAGAGTGATTGTTCCAAGGACAAGCATGCAAATGTTTCCAAAACGGTAGACACGCAAAAATTTTATCGGATCATGCGTGGACCAATAATGCAATTTTGACAGCAGAAACTTTTGATAAATTACTGTCGGTAGCAGATAAGCGGCCATCATTATGGTTATGGCCGCATTATAGTGACCCGCAATTTCATCATTAGCTAGATGCGTTAGAATGATTACCCCAAGCTGAAAGTAGGCCATACTGCAGAAGTTCGCAACACTGAATGGCCAAGCTTCTTTTAAAACCTGAGAAACTGATATCTTGCTATAGTTATCTGGAGGCACGGAATGCACATCCGTCAAATTTTTGACCAATTTCACGCCACCCCGCAGGCTGTATATTCCAACACAAGCTACAAGTACCCCAACGCTGCCATAAACGATAGAATGAATGAAACGGTCATTTAAAGTAGCTGACGACCATATCGCTAACCCAATAAGAACGAGCCGCATCAAATGTTGAAATAGTTGGAATGTTGCAACCTTTCTATGCTGAGTTTCTACCTGAAACTTAGCGCATACCAATTCAGTAACCACAACCGACAAAATGATCGGTGCAAGATATATAGCTAACGTAACTTCTAAATAGTTGTAATTTCCATAAATATTCCAGGCTAGGTATATGCTATAAGCGATTACAGTAGTTGTAGCAGTAAGCGCATATATTGGTTTTGTCCATAGGGTAGCGTTAGCGTGCGCCGCTCCGAATACTTTAATTAAAACGCTTGGAATTCCAAAACTTGCAAATGTACCAAGGAGAGTAACTAGGGCCAGTGACGCAGAGAATTGACCGTATGCACTTGGCCCTAAAGTCCGTGCCAACATGATTTGTGTTGCGAATGCACAGCCTGCACCAGCGAGTGAGCTAATCCATAAACCTGATATTGTTACCACTGCCTTATGAAGGCTTTGTCTTTTTGCAAAATTGGTCATGTCAACATCGTTTTAATGACCATTCAATATTTGTATTGAGCGTAGCGATATTTGCCATATTTCGATCCAAATCCGTAGCGACCTAACCTATGCTTTAAACCGTTAAAGACGATACCCGCGACATTGTTACCCGCTTGGCGCAGCCGTTTTACCGCCTCACCCACTTCGCCTATCGTGCTGACATTGCCACGTACTACGTTAAAGATGACGCCTACATGGGATGCCACTATCAGCGCATCGGTTACTGCCAGCACAGGTGCCGTATCGATCACAACAAAGTCATAGCGCTCGGCAACATCCACCAGCAGCTGTGCGAAATTTGAATGCTCCAGTAGTTCGGCGGGTCGTGGCGGCAATACGCCGGTTGAGAGGAAGTCAAGATTTTCCACAACATTGTTGTGGACGGTAGTGTCAAAAGTTCGATGGCCCAGCATAATCTCAGAAAGCCCCGACACTCTTTTAAGTCCGAAGTAGCGCTGGAGATAACCTTTTCGAAGATCGCCGTCAATTAACAGTACTTTCTTCCCGGTAGACGCGAGAACAGCTGCGAAATTGACCGATACGAAAGACTTGCCCACGCCTGGCGTCGGGCCAGTGATCATGATGATCTTATTTTTTGCGCCCATGAGCGAGAACTGCGATGCAGTTCTGAAACTGCGCAGAGCTTCTACGGCTAACTCAGTTGGATCCTCTTGGGCAAGTACGCACGGCCTCACCGCACCACGGTTCATGTCAGCATGAAGGGCTTCCTGTTTAGCACTGTGCGGGATCGCTGCGCTAATTGGCAGACCAAGCATGCGTTCCACTTCGCCCGGATCTTCGACACCACCAAACAGGGATTTTTTGATAAATGCGCAAACGATACCAAAGAGCACACCAATAAGCAGCGCCATCACAACGACCAACGAACGCTTAGGCCGGACGGGTTCTAGCGGCACAACGGCATCATCGATCAGCCGTACGTTACCGACCTTGCTTGCCTTTACTAGTCGCAGTTGTTGGGCACTGTTCAAAAGAGAGGTATATAGGTCCGTATTAACCTTAATGTCGCGGGTCAGGCGCAAGACGTCTTGCTCAATCTGCGGCATTTTGCGGATGCGCTCGTTAACTAAACCGATCTCGCTGTTCAGTGTTTGCATCTGCTGGGTGACAGCCACGACGAGCGGATTATTTGGTTGATAGCGAGTTAACAGCTCGTCACGCTTTTGCTTTAATTCAATGAGGCGGGTCTGCGAAAGCACGGATTGTTGCAGTACTGATTTGGCTTCTTCGCCCAGGTCTACGGTACCGCGGCTGTTACGAAGCGCGTTATATTTTTCTTCAGCCAGCTCAAGGTTGCGCTTCATCTCGGGAAGCTGTTTCTCGAGGAAAGCTAGTGATTTTTCCGCCTCTTCGGATTTGCGCTCCACGTTCTGGCGCAGGTATTGGCGGCCGATTTCGTTCAGGGTGTCGGCAGTTTTCAAACGGTCGGCGCCTTCCAGCGATACGCCGAGAATGCCCGACTGCTTGCCTTTTTCCGAAATGACGAGCGATTCCTGCAAGCGCTCTACGGTCTCAAGAAGCGGTTGACGTACGATCGTGAATGCAGCGCCAGCTTTCGCATCGAGCTGCGCCACATACACTGCGACGCTGCCATAGACAGTTTTGATGGACAGCGTTTCGCCGACGCGCCCCTTAACGTCAATGCCAGCCGCATCTTGCGACAGCGTATACGCGTTGTTTCCGCCTGCAATCAGCACGAACTTTTTGCCTTCGAGCGCGGCTGGTACCGTAAAGGTCGAAATCTGTGCTTGTTCCGCTCCCCAGGTATAGCCACCCATGCCGAAAATACCCGGCTCGGACAGCCCGGTCTGGTTACGGGCAATCCATCCGCCAAACAGGGGGAAACGCTTGGGCATAATGCTCAAATCGAGCTGGGCATTGGATGCAGCGCGGCCCACGACGTAACGCGAACGGATGATCTCGATTTCCGCCGTCGCGGCCGATTTCATCTCGAAGGCCCCTGCCAGGTCACCCAGCATCATGCCACCCGATGCGCCACCATCCTCCACTTGCACAAGGAGATTGGATTGGTAGATCGGCGTCGCCATCAAGGCATATGCACCGCCCAGCAGCGTCACTACCAAGGCAACGCCGGCGATGAGCCAGCGGCTCTCGATCAGGAGGTCAAGGTACTCGGCCAGGTCGATGGAGTCGTCGTCCTCCATGCCTGGGCTGTTATTCTGCACGTTAGGGGTAACGGGTTGGTTCATTTGGATCTGGAGTCTTTATGTTGATTCGGCGGGAACAGCGGCGTGAGTGGGTTCAGCGCATCTGGGCGATCTGGCTCGCCCATACCTGTACGCCCTCTTCGATCAGGCGCTGTGCATGGCGGAAGCTGTCGATCCCTTCCCGATACGGGTCGGGAATGTCCGTCTTCGCTGCTTCGCCCAGCCGGAACACCTTGCCTCGCGCGCTGGCGTATTGGTTCTCGATGTAGCGCTTCTGCTCCGTGTCCATCACAAGGATGACGTCCGCTTCGGAAACCAGCGCCTGCGAGATCTGTTGTGCTACGTGCCCGCTGATATCCACCTCCTGCTCGGCCATGAGCGATACCGAGTGCGGGTCCGCGCCCTTGCCTACCAGGGCGCCAAGACCGGCGGATTTGACGCTACAGTCGGGCAAGGCACGCTGCAGCAGCGCTTCAGCCATCGGACTGCGGCAGATGTTGCCGATGCAGATCACTAAAATATTGTTCATCGGTTGATCTGCCCCACCGAAGTCGCTGCCGTCGCCGCCGTCGGCAGGATCAGGTTCACGATACGGTTGTAACGCGCCAGGCCGGCCGCATCCACATACACCACGTCCTTCGGATTCAGCTCGAAGCCCTCCGCCATGGCCAGCGCCACCGGCGAACCGGCGTCCAGGTTGTACACGACCGGCTCGGCCTGGTTCGCGCCGCGGATCACATACACCTGGCGCGCCGAGCTGCTCAGCTGGTTCAAGCCGCCCGCTTCGCCCAGCGCGGCCGCCAGCGTCAGCTTGCCGTTATGCATAGGCAACGCCGCGGGACGGTTCACCTCGCCCAGCACGTAGACCTTGCTTTCGTCGCGGCTCGGCACGCGCACCACGTCGCCGGAGGCCAGCATCAGGCGCGACAGGTCGGCGCCCTGGCGCACCAGTTCCGGCACGTTGATGGGATACGAGACGCCCTTGCGCGACACGATCACCTGGCTCTGGTCGGCGGTCGGCAGGAAGCCGCCGGCGCGGCTGACGCCTTCGAGCAGGGTCATCGGCACGTCGTCGATCGCCTGGCTGCCGGGCGTCTTGACGTCGCCGTCGATGTACACCTTCTTGCTGCGGTAGGCCAGCACGCGCAGGGTCAGGTCGGGGTTCTTGATCGACTCGACCAGGCGCTTGGACAGCAGGCTGCGCGCTTCCAGTTCGGTCATGCCGGCCACCTTGATCGGGCCGACGTAGGGGAACTGGATCATGCCGGTGCTGTCCACCACAAAGGCCGCCGGCGACTGCGCGCCCGAGCTCGACAGCGCCTGGGCACCGGTTGCCGCAATGTTCAGTTCCGGGTGGTTCCACACCAGAATCGAGAGGAGGTCACCCGGTCCGATGACGTAGGGACGCGCCTCGCCGAACAGGGCCTGCACGCGCTGGTCGGCGTTCTGTTCCTTGGCCAGGCGCTCCTGCTGGATCAGGTCGGGGGTAATCAGCTTGATGACGGGTTCCGGCATCGGCGCCGAGTACGTGCTGGGCACACGGTCCACGTCGATGCGCATGCCCGGTTCCATATTGGCGCAGCCGGTGGCAAGGATGGGGAGCGCGGCAATGAAGCTGACGAGCTTCATCGCCCTTGGGAAGGTGTCAGACATAGGGTTTCCGGTAACTCTACAGAACTGCAATGTGAAATGGATGCTGGTGTATTTTTGCTTGTGCAACTTTACCAGCTACCTTTTGCTATGCAAGAGACCGGAAAAGGACCGCTACAACACCGACGATCTTGTATTGTACACAGCGAATTTCTTTAAACCAAGAAGTATGGCAGCTTCTTGTCAGTGTGGACAGAGGCAAATACAACGGTAAGTACATTTATGTCAAGGCCACTTCTCTGCCTTTCGAGGCAAGAGCGATTTACGCAAGAAAGTCACACTTTTGCGCATCGTGCACCGCACCAATGGACAACAGGCTTACTTCAAATTTAGTAATAAAAAATCTATCATGCATTTAAATTAATTATCGCTAAATGTAACGAAATTGTTGCCAATAATGGCGATGTGCAATGTCGTTTTTTCGCTATAGAAAATCTGGACGATTTTCCAGGCTCTGCGGCATTGTCTATTCTCAAGGTCAAGCTATTGCGTCCGAGCAAACTGTGTCTGTGTGCAACAGCGACAGGTCCATCACATGCCATTCTTTCGCAGTATGCTTCTTGTGCCGCTCCTGTTCGCCTTTCCGGCCCTGGCCCAGACCAAGGCAGAGAACGACGCCGCCAAGGCCGCGCTCGAACTTGAGATCGCCCGGGCCACCAGCAAGGCACTGATCGCACAACGCGAAGCCGAAGCCCGCCGCGAGCTGGCCGAAGCCGAGCTGGCCGAGCTGCAGGCACGCCTGCCGCCCGCAGCCAGCAAGCCGCTGGAGGGCAAAGTGGACGTGTCCAGGTTCGGGGCGGCCGGGCTGGTCAAGGCCTTCGACCTGGCGCGGGAACTTGCGCCCGGCGTCTGCAATGCGTTGCCGCCTGGAAGAAAGGCGGTCATCCATGATCCGGTATCGACGCAGGGTGTGGTGACGGCCCGCATCGTCAGCGACGGCATCGCCCACATGAACCGCCAGCTCGAGCAGCAGGCGCTGGCCTTGCAGGGCGTGATCGAGCGCTACCGGCCTGCCAGCGCCGGCAGCACAACGCTGTCGCCACTGGGAATGGCGGTGGTCCCGGCCATGGTCCGTTCGTTTGCCGACCTGGCATCGCTATTCAAGACGGATGTGACCGTACAGGGCATCGCCTGCGGAAATGGCACCCGCGAACTGTTTGCGACTGCCCTGGCGCAAACCTGTCCTGGCAAGCTCAGCGGCCTGGGCAGCGGCTATCTTGGCGAGCTTGCGCCCGCACAGCATGCAAACCTGCTTGCGCAGGTGCGTGCGATCGTCCTGTTGCGCGGGCAAAACGCCGGCCGCATCGCCGTCATCGAACGGCTGGCCGATGCGGCCAAGGGCGAGACGAAAAAAGAACTGGACCGGATGGCCGACGACGCCATGGAACTGCTGGAGGCGGTGGATGCCTTCGTGGAGTCGCTCAAGGTGGGCGAGACCGGCGACAAAAGCCCCCTCTACAATGCCGCCCGCTACCTGGGCTACGCGGAACGGCTGCGTGACGCGCTGGTGCTCGACTTCGACCTGCGGCTGGAAGGCATGAGCATCGTGAAGGACAGCTTGTTTACCGGCCAACGCCTGCGCCTGTCGGGCGTGGCCTTCCTCTGGTACCGGCTGCACGAGCCGGACGGGCGGCTGCTGGCGGCAGAGGTGCTGCGGCAGATCAGCCGGCGGTGGAGGTGGATTTGCGTGGCGAGGGTGCGCCGGATTCATTCTGGTCAAGCAAATAACCGGATTTCGTATCTATGGACTCCACCCGATTTGCAAGAGGAAGATTGAATTTCTGCCTTAGGAAGAGTTTGCTTGTATCTATTCGGCCTGTGTGTTGAGCGTTTCCAGTGCTCTGGCCCTGATGTGATACGCGCGCCAGGATCCTCATAGGGTGACGGCCTCGATGGGCCACTACGAACAGCGGATTCACCCGACGCCGGTCCGACCTGTTGGCATCATTCTTTCTTCATCGTCGCAAACTTGGCGGTGTTGTTCCTTCTTGTTGCTGAGTTAGTAGATCATCTTTTCAAGCCGGCCTGGTCGTGTCTTTCGACCAGGCCGGAACATAAGGACGTCCGTGCGTCATCAATGCCCAGATCACCCTGGCCATCTTGTTGGCCAGTGCAGTTGCGGCAACGTTGAAACTGCGTCGCTCTGCCAGCCTTGTCGCCCATTGCAGAAGCTTGTCGGGCTTGCCGTTTGCTGTTCGCAATGCGCTACGGGCACCGTGTATGAGCAGAGTGCGCAGGTAGCTATCGCCCTTGCGAGTAATGCCATACAAGCGCTGCTTGCCTCCACTGCTATGCTCGCGTGGCACGAGGCCTAGATTTGAGGTGTACTGTCAATAACGGACACGCTCGTCTTAAGCCGCCTGCGGCTGTTCGCTGAAGGATTCGGCGAACAACGCTGGCGGAACAAAGCCGATGCGGGAATGGCGCCGCTGTCGGTTGTAGAAAATTTCGATGTATTCCTGAATCGAGGCCTTTGCCTCAGCACGGGTGGCATAGCGGCGATGATGAACAAGCTCATTCTTCAGCGTGCCCCAGAAGCTCTCCATCGGCGCGTTGTCATAGCAGTTCCCGCGGCGCGACATCGACGCGCGCATGCCGAACTGCGCCACCAGCTCCTGATAGGCATGGGCGCAGTATTGGCTTCCACGGTCCGAATGATGGATCAGCCCTGGCGCCGGCCGCTTGTGGCTCACGGCGCGCCACAAGGCCTGCGTCGTCAGCTCCTGCGTCATGCGCTCGCCCATCGCGTAGCCGACGATCTCGCAGGTAAAAACGTCCTTTACGCCGGCAAGATACAGCCAGCCTTCGGCAGTGGAGATATAGGTGATGTCGGTCACCCACACTTCGTCAGGCCTGTTCGGCGCGAACCGCTGTTCCAGCAAGTTCTCAGCGATGGGAAGGTTGTGATTCGAGTTTGTCGTTGCGATGAATTTGCGCCGTTGTTTGCAGCGCAGATTGAGCTCCTGGCGAAGTCGGCGCACACGGTCGCGACCAACTTCATGGCCCTGTGCAGCAAGCTCGTGCTTTATCCGAGGCACCCCGTAGGTCTCTCGGGTTTGCCGATGCACTGCCGTAATCAGGATTTTCAACCGAGCGTCTTCCTGCTCGCGTGTCGATGGCTTGGCCTGCAGCGAGTTGTAGTAGCCGCTGCGCGAGACGTCCAATACCTGGCACATCAGCTTCACAGGATAGCCAGGGAAATCGAGTCGCATCGTCTTTATCCACGCGTACTTGGCAGCGACTCCTGCGCAAAGTACGCCGCCGCTTTTTTTACGATGTCCCGCTCCATCTCTGCCTGGGCTAGCTGCTTGCGCAGCTTCGCGTTCTCCGCTTCCAGCTCGGCCACAGAGCGGCTTCCAGGGGCTGCTGTTGCGGCCGGCCCGCGTTTGGCGGCTGCTACCCAATTGGCCAGCGTCCCTTTTGGGATACTTACTCGTGCTGCTGCCTGCTCAATGGACAAACCCTGCGCCAGCACCAGCTTCACGGCTTCTTCCTTGAGTTCCGGGGTGTACGTCTTCTTCAATGTCTTCATAAAGGCTCCGTTGGTGAACTTTACCAAACAAGAGTGTCCGAAAAAATCAGCGTACCTCAATTTGCTGCAAAGTCCCGCGCACTCTTGTAGTGGCGCGGATCAGCGATGGTTGCCTGCACTGCCGTTGCCGTCAACGGCCCTACACCCGGCACTTCCATCAGTTGCTTTGCCAACTCCGATTTCGCGGCCTGATTCAGGCGGCGGTCATATGCCTGGATCCTTTCTTCCTTATCGTCCAGCTGGGCCTTGAGCTCCCAAAACGTCTCCAGGGCCATGCCAGACAAGCCGTTGTCCGAATCGTTCAACCATGCTTTTAGTCCATCACGGAACTTCTCCACGCTCTTGGGAAACACTGGCCATACTCGCCCGCGAACGCCCGGAGCCGGTTGATCATCGCTACACGCTCGGTCATCAAGGCGCTGCGGGCACGGTGCAGCATCTGCAAATCTTGCTGCGCTGCCGTATTGATCGGCACATACTTGGTCGCACCGCGCGAACGCGCCTCGGCAATTGCGGCAGCATCGTTCATGTCGTTTTTGTTGCCGGTGACATAAGCCTTGACGTGTTGTGCCGCGACCAGCTTGACGTCATGTCCCATCTCGACGAATTTGCGTGCCCAATAGTGTGAGCCAGCGCAGGCTTCGATACCAATCATCGCCGGCGCCATTTGCGTAAACATTGGAAGTACCTGGTCTCGTGCAAGCTTACGCTTGAACACCCGTTTGCCGCTTTCGTCGAGCCCGACAGCGAAGAACACGTCCTTCGCAATATCCAAACCAATCACTTTCGCGTTAGCATTCATGGTGACTCCCCCTCTTGTTTTAGCGTGCCAGCCCAATCTGGCACGCTTGGCACAATGATGCCGATATCGGGAGGGTGGAGTCCATCACATTAGGGTGGGCGGGTCCCCCGCCCACGCGGCGATAGCTGGCGGAAAAAACCGTACACGATGATCTTGAAACCGGTTGAACGCGTGGGCAGGAAACCTGCCCACCCTACGAAAACCCAATCACATCAGCGCTCGAGCCGCTTCACCGCCTGCTCGATCGCCCCGAAGATCGACTTCCCCTTCTCGTCCAGCATCTCGATCCGGATGGTGTCGCCGAAACGCATGAAGGGGGTGACCGGCTCGCCGAACTCGATGGTCTCGAGGCAGCGCTGCTCGGCGATGCAGGAGTACCCTTTTGAAGCATCCTTGTTCGACACCGTGCCCGAGCCGATGATGCTGCCGGCGCGCACGTTGCGGGTCTTGGCCAGGTGCGCGATCAGCTGCGGGAAGTTGAATACCATGTCGACGCCGGCATCCGGCTGCCCGACCAGCCTGCCGTTCCAGGTCGATCTGAGCGGCAGGTGGAGCTTGCCGCCGCGCCAGGCATCGCCCAGTTCGTCCGGCGTCACCGCCACCGGCGCGAAGCTCGTTGCCGGCTTCGACTGCAGGAAGCCGAAGCCCTTGGCCAGTTCGTCGGGAATCAGCTTGCGCAGCGAGACGTCGTTGGCCAGCATGAGCAGGCGGATCTGGCCGTGCGCCGCGTCGGGCGTGGCGCCCATCGGCACGTCGCCGGTGACCACCGCCACCTCGGCCTCGAAGTCGATGCCCCACTCCTCGTGCGCCAGCACGATGTCGTCCATCGGCCCGATGAAGTCATCGCTGCCGCCTTGGTACATCAGCGGATCTTCCCAGAACGAAGCCGGCATCTCGGCCTTGCGCGCCTTGCGCACCAGTTCGACGTGGTTGACGTAGGCCGAGCCGTCGGCCCACTGGTAGGCGCGCGGCAGCGGCGCCATGCATGTGGCCGGGTCGAAGTCGAAGGCGCGGCGGGCCTGTCCTTCGTTCAACAGCAGGTACAGGTCTGCCAGCTGGGGCGCGATGAAGGCCCAGTCGTCGAGCGCGGCCTGCAGGGTGGGCGCAATGCCGTCCGCGACGTGGGCGGTCTTGAGGTCGCGCGAAACGACGGCCAGCATCCCGTCGCGGGTGCCGTCCTTGAGCGTGGCGAGTTTCATTGTGAGCGGACTCCTGTTAAAACCCGTTATTGTAGGGTGGGCGGGTCCCCCGCCCACGCGTTCAACTCCCCTTTGATCTGACACACTGCCCGAAACCAGCGCTTGACTTACCATGCGCCGATGCCCCACTACCGCCGTGCCGTTGCAGGACCCACTTACTTCTTCACCGTCGTAACGCACCGGCGCCGTCCGATCCTGTGTGACGAACCCGTGCGAATTGCCTTGCGTTCGGCCATCGGCAAGGTGCGTAACCGGCTGCCGTTCGAGATCGATGCAATGGTCTTGATGCCCGATCACCTCCACTGCATCTGGACGCTTCCAGCCGGCGATACCAGCTTTTCAATGCGTTGGTCGCAGATCAAGCACCACGTGTCGTACACGTGCGGGAACTTGTATCCCGCGACGGTTTCGGCATCCCGCCAGCGGCAACGTAGCGCGGCAATCTGGCAGCGCCGCTTCTGGGAACACCAGATCCGGGACGAAACCGATTTGGAACGGCACCTTGACTACATCCATTACAACCCGGTGAAGCATGGCTTCGTTCAGGTCGCACCTATGTGGCCTTATTCGACATTCAATCGTTTTGTACGTA from Massilia varians encodes:
- a CDS encoding UDP-N-acetylmuramate dehydrogenase is translated as MNSMEVANAVLTAKSFLDVNQIWYKEDFVIRHHTCFKSGGEIKLYICPKNIEGLKLAVVEIRRLGLDYKLIGFTSNIFFLDKVTYSVVISTENLNKVVEAADVIQVEAGYSLQELVRLAVQRQSVGYEGLEGIPGSVGGAIFMNAGAYGYDIADVLISVDCLDSEGQIQTFTKEQCDFAYRRSVFQNGMFIILRAKFKLKSGDPAVIAKNVEMYHIARHSYQEFVYPNLGSIYSVNRDFYREIFKRSLSYTIVCILLKFFFKNPASKFVARKRPNNSIFNRLAVKYLKFRDYKPSKKSLNILINDGQLANVKLIRYLTVLRQNLASIPIENEVILEPIYSIAPEYKDEYDEIVALVEKLKKVTSS
- a CDS encoding oligosaccharide flippase family protein, which translates into the protein MTNFAKRQSLHKAVVTISGLWISSLAGAGCAFATQIMLARTLGPSAYGQFSASLALVTLLGTFASFGIPSVLIKVFGAAHANATLWTKPIYALTATTTVIAYSIYLAWNIYGNYNYLEVTLAIYLAPIILSVVVTELVCAKFQVETQHRKVATFQLFQHLMRLVLIGLAIWSSATLNDRFIHSIVYGSVGVLVACVGIYSLRGGVKLVKNLTDVHSVPPDNYSKISVSQVLKEAWPFSVANFCSMAYFQLGVIILTHLANDEIAGHYNAAITIMMAAYLLPTVIYQKFLLSKLHYWSTHDPIKFLRVYRFGNICMLVLGTITLLAVALVGPWLIVKLLGVTYAKTATLLPWMSICAPLRFLAMSAGSVLVTQNNISRKTAIMSVAILCNAFFYVIIVPVYGVVGAIISSIISDLILLILYFTAVRKYVFTGATNNGWLFHFQSSTKK
- a CDS encoding polysaccharide biosynthesis tyrosine autokinase, whose translation is MNQPVTPNVQNNSPGMEDDDSIDLAEYLDLLIESRWLIAGVALVVTLLGGAYALMATPIYQSNLLVQVEDGGASGGMMLGDLAGAFEMKSAATAEIEIIRSRYVVGRAASNAQLDLSIMPKRFPLFGGWIARNQTGLSEPGIFGMGGYTWGAEQAQISTFTVPAALEGKKFVLIAGGNNAYTLSQDAAGIDVKGRVGETLSIKTVYGSVAVYVAQLDAKAGAAFTIVRQPLLETVERLQESLVISEKGKQSGILGVSLEGADRLKTADTLNEIGRQYLRQNVERKSEEAEKSLAFLEKQLPEMKRNLELAEEKYNALRNSRGTVDLGEEAKSVLQQSVLSQTRLIELKQKRDELLTRYQPNNPLVVAVTQQMQTLNSEIGLVNERIRKMPQIEQDVLRLTRDIKVNTDLYTSLLNSAQQLRLVKASKVGNVRLIDDAVVPLEPVRPKRSLVVVMALLIGVLFGIVCAFIKKSLFGGVEDPGEVERMLGLPISAAIPHSAKQEALHADMNRGAVRPCVLAQEDPTELAVEALRSFRTASQFSLMGAKNKIIMITGPTPGVGKSFVSVNFAAVLASTGKKVLLIDGDLRKGYLQRYFGLKRVSGLSEIMLGHRTFDTTVHNNVVENLDFLSTGVLPPRPAELLEHSNFAQLLVDVAERYDFVVIDTAPVLAVTDALIVASHVGVIFNVVRGNVSTIGEVGEAVKRLRQAGNNVAGIVFNGLKHRLGRYGFGSKYGKYRYAQYKY
- a CDS encoding low molecular weight protein-tyrosine-phosphatase; amino-acid sequence: MNNILVICIGNICRSPMAEALLQRALPDCSVKSAGLGALVGKGADPHSVSLMAEQEVDISGHVAQQISQALVSEADVILVMDTEQKRYIENQYASARGKVFRLGEAAKTDIPDPYREGIDSFRHAQRLIEEGVQVWASQIAQMR
- a CDS encoding polysaccharide biosynthesis/export family protein, producing the protein MSDTFPRAMKLVSFIAALPILATGCANMEPGMRIDVDRVPSTYSAPMPEPVIKLITPDLIQQERLAKEQNADQRVQALFGEARPYVIGPGDLLSILVWNHPELNIAATGAQALSSSGAQSPAAFVVDSTGMIQFPYVGPIKVAGMTELEARSLLSKRLVESIKNPDLTLRVLAYRSKKVYIDGDVKTPGSQAIDDVPMTLLEGVSRAGGFLPTADQSQVIVSRKGVSYPINVPELVRQGADLSRLMLASGDVVRVPSRDESKVYVLGEVNRPAALPMHNGKLTLAAALGEAGGLNQLSSSARQVYVIRGANQAEPVVYNLDAGSPVALAMAEGFELNPKDVVYVDAAGLARYNRIVNLILPTAATAATSVGQINR
- a CDS encoding IS3 family transposase (programmed frameshift) — protein: MKTLKKTYTPELKEEAVKLVLAQGLSIEQAAARVSIPKGTLANWVAAAKRGPAATAAPGSRSVAELEAENAKLRKQLAQAEMERDIVKKGGGVLCAGVAAKYAWIKTMRLDFPGYPVKLMCQVLDVSRSGYYNSLQAKPSTREQEDARLKILITAVHRQTRETYGVPRIKHELAAQGHEVGRDRVRRLRQELNLRCKQRRKFIATTNSNHNLPIAENLLEQRFAPNRPDEVWVTDITYISTAEGWLYLAGVKDVFTCEIVGYAMGERMTQELTTQALWRAVSHKRPAPGLIHHSDRGSQYCAHAYQELVAQFGMRASMSRRGNCYDNAPMESFWGTLKNELVHHRRYATRAEAKASIQEYIEIFYNRQRRHSRIGFVPPALFAESFSEQPQAA
- a CDS encoding transposase translates to MEKFRDGLKAWLNDSDNGLSGMALETFWELKAQLDDKEERIQAYDRRLNQAAKSELAKQLMEVPGVGPLTATAVQATIADPRHYKSARDFAAN
- a CDS encoding IS110 family transposase → MNANAKVIGLDIAKDVFFAVGLDESGKRVFKRKLARDQVLPMFTQMAPAMIGIEACAGSHYWARKFVEMGHDVKLVAAQHVKAYVTGNKNDMNDAAAIAEARSRGATKYVPINTAAQQDLQMLHRARSALMTERVAMINRLRAFAGEYGQCFPRAWRSSVMD
- a CDS encoding fumarylacetoacetate hydrolase family protein — its product is MKLATLKDGTRDGMLAVVSRDLKTAHVADGIAPTLQAALDDWAFIAPQLADLYLLLNEGQARRAFDFDPATCMAPLPRAYQWADGSAYVNHVELVRKARKAEMPASFWEDPLMYQGGSDDFIGPMDDIVLAHEEWGIDFEAEVAVVTGDVPMGATPDAAHGQIRLLMLANDVSLRKLIPDELAKGFGFLQSKPATSFAPVAVTPDELGDAWRGGKLHLPLRSTWNGRLVGQPDAGVDMVFNFPQLIAHLAKTRNVRAGSIIGSGTVSNKDASKGYSCIAEQRCLETIEFGEPVTPFMRFGDTIRIEMLDEKGKSIFGAIEQAVKRLER